GCACGGACTACCAGCTCAGTCCATCGGTCCGTGCGTATGCAAACGTCGCCCAGAACTACCGACCGGTCCTGTACTCCGATTTGATTCCGGCCACCAACCTGGATCGTACTGATCCGGCGTTGCAGGACGCGCGGGGCAGTAATTCGGAAGTGGGATTGCGGGGGCAGTGGCAGGAGTGGCTACAGTTCGACGTGAACTATTTCCGGTTGCAGTACAATCACCGGGTCGGTACGCTGGTCCAGACCGATGCAAGCGGCACCTATTTCTACAAAACCAACGTGGGCAACACCCTCAACCAGGGCGCCGAAGTGTTTATCGAAGTAAAGCCGTTTCGCACGCTGCCGCTCTCGCTCTTCACCTCGACGGCCTACAACGCCGCCCGCTATACGGAAGGACAGGTGGTGGTGTCGGATCAGAACGTGGACATCACCGGCAATCGCATTGAAGGCGTCCCGCCGTGGATCAGCCGGAACGGCATCCGCTACCGACACCAGGGGCTATCGGCCACCGTGCAGTTCAGTTACGTGGGTACGTCCTACTCCGATGCGCTGAATACGGAAGCGACCCCGACGGGCGTGAACGGCCGCGTACCCGATTATCTCATCACGGACCTGAACGCCACGTACCACTTCGGATCGCACTACAACGTGAAGGTGTCCGTCAATAACCTGACCAACGCGATGTACTATACCCGCCGCGCCACCGGCTATCCGGGACCGGGCATTTTGCCTTCCGACGGACGCAGCTTGCTGGTGTCGGTCGGAGCCAAGTGGTAGGGGATGCCCTCAGAAGAATTGTGCGCTGAAACTGGTGGACGACTGCAGTTTCCTCCACTTCAGTGATGTTGCTCTTCAAACAAGCAGAGGCAATCCACTATCATGGAAACCATTCGCGCCAAAGCAGCCCCGTACCGATAAGTAGCAAAGATTGCGGAAAGGAAACGAATCGGGGCCCGCCAGAATAAGAACAAATGGCTGTTTTCAATCCTGTCAAATAAATTGTGCTTCAGGTCTTTAGCATAGTACCCCCTTGAAAATAGGACAAACTTATGTCCACGTAGTTACTTGAATCATAGCAATCGCTATCCGTTTGAAACCGATTTTGTCAACAACGCTTGTCTCTGACGGGTTGCATCTTGCCCAGTAGATTGTGCATTTTTTTTCGTCGATTTCTTGTTGCGCCGACCCCACCAGATCAGAAAGCCGGTGATGGGCAGCGACGTGGCGACGAGGCCGGCGAGGAAGGTAGACAGCTTGCCGAATTGCCCCCACCACTGGCCCATGTGGAGTTGCCAGACCATATTTTCCGTCCGTTCGTGCTGCAGGAATTGGGGGTCTACGGTGATCTTCTCGCCGGAGTAGCGGTCGTAGATGCTCAGGTCCGCGTTCTCGATGCTTTTCAGTCCCACTTTCCCGGTCGTAAAAATGTAAGCGCCCAGCTTCTGGAAATTGGGGTCCCACAGGCTGATTTCTTTTTTGTCGGGGTACTCCTGTTCCAACACCTGATAAGCCAGCGGCACCAGATCGAGCGAGGCTTTCGTGGAGTCCATGGGGGGCAAGGCTTCGTCCATATGGGCGATGTTTCCGCCGGTCGCCTCGATGGTGAAACTCATCAGTCCCGGAAAAAAGATGATCAGACCCGTGACACTCAACACCAAGCAGATCAGTAAGGAGTAAAATCCGTACACGTTGTGCAGGTCGTAGTTCAGCCGCTTAAACTTGGCTTTCCACTTGATGGTAAAGCTCGCCTGCCGGGTCGCGCGCGTCCATTTTCGGGGCAACCAGAGGATCAGGCCCGTCAGGCAACTGATGACAAAGACGATGGTCGAGATGGCGACGATCCAGTGGCCGATCTCCCCGGCCAGAAACGAGGCGTGCAGGTGGGCCGTCACAAAGAAGAAGTAAATGCTGTTGTCTCTCTTCAAGATTTCCCCGGTGTAGGGGTCCATGTAGATCATGGCCAGCTTGCGCTCTTTCGGGCTGAAGACCCGCAACCGGATGCTCCGTCGGGGATCTTTGAAAAACACGTACTCCGAAATGGCAAACGTGGGGTAGTGTTGCTTGAGGTGTTGGTCGATCTCCTGGGACGTGATGCGCTCCGTACCTATCTCCTGCACGTATTTGGCCTCGCCCGCGGTCCAATCCATGATTTCGTCTCCATAGACGATGATGGTTCCGGTGAGGCAGACAAACACCACGACCAGGCCGGACGCGATGCTAGGCCAGAGATGCACCCAGGCCACGATACGGTCGAACAGGCTTTTCTGCTTCTTTTTCATGGGACGACGGGAGCTAGGGTTTTTCATGGTTGCCGGTGTGACGTGGACAGGAATAGGTGACGTGAAAAACAGACAACCGCCGACGAAAATCGCCGGCGGTTGCGGTGGAGTTCCTTAAAATTTATACGCGAAGCTGACGACCGCATGACGGGTCTTCTGCGGCATGGCCCAGTAGCTGCTGGTCCAGTACGCCTCGTTGCCGAGGTTGTTCAGCTTGACGCCGATCCGGTACTGTGGCCGGTTGTAAAAGACCGTTGCATTCAGGACGGTGTAGGCCGGGATGGTGAACGTGTTGGCGTCGTCGAGAAAGGCTTCGCTCACGGAATTGCCGCCGAACCCGAGGCCCAGCCCTTCCAGCGTGCCCTGCGGAAACTGGTAGCTCGTCCAGAAGTTGAGCGCATGCTCGGGCGTGGAATAGGGACGATGGCCCTGCACGTCTTCGCTGGCTTTGGTGTACTGACTGTCGTTGTAGCCGTAGCCCGCCACCACGTTCCACCCGCGCACGGGGCTGGCGATCAGCTCCACCTCCACGCCTTTGCTGTTCTTGGTGCCGTCCTGCACCTGGTTGAAGCCACCGATGTTGTCGTTGTTGGGCACCGTCCGCACGATGTTGCGCACCGTGATGTCGTAGTAGCTGACCGTCGCGCTCACCCGCTCTGAGAAGAGGTTTGTTTTCACACCTCCCTCC
This region of Catalinimonas alkaloidigena genomic DNA includes:
- a CDS encoding PepSY-associated TM helix domain-containing protein, with protein sequence MKKKQKSLFDRIVAWVHLWPSIASGLVVVFVCLTGTIIVYGDEIMDWTAGEAKYVQEIGTERITSQEIDQHLKQHYPTFAISEYVFFKDPRRSIRLRVFSPKERKLAMIYMDPYTGEILKRDNSIYFFFVTAHLHASFLAGEIGHWIVAISTIVFVISCLTGLILWLPRKWTRATRQASFTIKWKAKFKRLNYDLHNVYGFYSLLICLVLSVTGLIIFFPGLMSFTIEATGGNIAHMDEALPPMDSTKASLDLVPLAYQVLEQEYPDKKEISLWDPNFQKLGAYIFTTGKVGLKSIENADLSIYDRYSGEKITVDPQFLQHERTENMVWQLHMGQWWGQFGKLSTFLAGLVATSLPITGFLIWWGRRNKKSTKKNAQSTGQDATRQRQALLTKSVSNG